A stretch of the Vulcanisaeta souniana JCM 11219 genome encodes the following:
- the metG gene encoding methionine--tRNA ligase: MLLGDQPGNDRRRWVIGSAWPYIYTVPHLGNLVGSILSADVFTRYLRLRGDDVIFVSGSDEHGTPIEVEALQLGIRPRELTDRMHEIIKRLFELWEIGFDNYTRTESEVHKEFVKGFFMKLYNNGYVFTKEDEVPYCPKDKIYLPDRFIIGTCPYCGYDKARGDQCENCGRLLEPKLLINPRCAICGSKPTWVKTRHWYLDLTKLEDKVRKYVVENTALPENARQMSLGMLKEGLKPRAITRDNKWGIEAPFPGAEGKTIYVWLEAVLGYISATIEYLRSKGNESEWRRYWLDPSTRVVFFVGKDNIPFHVILLPAMLIASGDPYVMPYTTASTEYLLFEGKKFSKSQRIGVWADEALALMPTDYWRFVLIYQRPEGRDTSFSWHQTLELINSILNDVIGNFIHRVLSFIIMRFNGEVPSGSLGDADIKYRDEALNHFRSSEEHYERIELKDALLETVEIARVGNRYLNERQPWELIKSNRNEAGAVMLNAFHMVKMLSIGLWPVMPRSMEDLWAMSGFGKLTWKDAYEPPRPGIRVSNVRPLFRKISYDEFKEMMKKLDDIRNTKDKGKYPWTQVYMVNQ; encoded by the coding sequence GTGTTATTGGGTGATCAACCTGGAAATGATAGGAGAAGGTGGGTTATAGGGTCTGCATGGCCGTACATATACACAGTGCCTCACCTAGGCAACCTAGTTGGTTCTATACTATCGGCTGATGTATTTACGAGGTACCTGAGGCTTAGGGGCGATGACGTGATCTTCGTGTCTGGTTCTGACGAACATGGAACACCAATTGAGGTTGAGGCATTACAGCTTGGCATAAGGCCTAGGGAGTTAACGGATAGGATGCATGAGATAATAAAGAGGCTTTTTGAGTTATGGGAAATAGGCTTTGATAATTATACTAGGACTGAGTCAGAGGTCCATAAGGAGTTCGTTAAGGGGTTCTTTATGAAGCTCTATAATAATGGTTACGTGTTCACTAAGGAGGATGAGGTACCCTATTGCCCTAAGGATAAGATTTACCTACCCGATAGGTTCATAATAGGCACATGTCCCTACTGCGGTTATGATAAGGCACGCGGAGACCAGTGCGAGAATTGCGGCAGATTATTGGAACCGAAGCTCCTAATAAACCCAAGGTGTGCAATATGCGGCTCTAAACCGACCTGGGTCAAGACAAGGCATTGGTACCTGGACCTAACGAAGCTTGAGGATAAGGTTAGGAAGTACGTGGTGGAAAACACAGCATTACCCGAGAATGCCAGGCAAATGAGCCTGGGTATGCTGAAGGAGGGATTAAAGCCAAGGGCCATAACAAGGGATAATAAGTGGGGCATTGAGGCACCATTTCCTGGTGCAGAGGGTAAGACGATATATGTATGGCTTGAGGCTGTGCTAGGGTACATATCGGCCACAATAGAGTACCTTAGAAGCAAGGGCAATGAATCCGAGTGGAGAAGGTACTGGCTTGATCCCAGCACGAGGGTCGTGTTCTTCGTGGGTAAAGATAACATACCATTCCATGTAATACTACTGCCCGCAATGCTCATAGCCTCTGGGGATCCGTATGTAATGCCGTACACCACGGCATCAACCGAGTACCTACTATTTGAGGGTAAGAAGTTCTCCAAGAGCCAGAGGATTGGCGTTTGGGCAGACGAGGCACTTGCCTTGATGCCAACTGATTACTGGAGGTTCGTATTAATATACCAAAGACCAGAGGGTAGGGACACGAGCTTCTCCTGGCATCAAACCCTGGAATTAATAAATTCAATACTTAATGACGTAATTGGTAACTTCATACACAGGGTCCTTTCATTCATCATCATGAGGTTCAATGGAGAGGTACCCAGTGGTTCATTAGGTGATGCTGATATTAAGTACAGGGATGAGGCACTAAATCATTTCAGGAGTTCTGAGGAGCACTATGAAAGAATTGAGCTTAAGGATGCACTGTTGGAGACAGTAGAGATTGCTAGGGTTGGCAATAGGTACCTAAACGAGAGACAGCCCTGGGAACTAATAAAGAGCAATAGGAATGAAGCGGGGGCGGTCATGCTTAATGCGTTCCACATGGTTAAGATGCTATCCATTGGGCTGTGGCCTGTGATGCCAAGGTCTATGGAGGATCTATGGGCCATGTCAGGTTTCGGTAAGTTGACCTGGAAGGATGCATACGAACCACCCAGGCCTGGAATAAGGGTTAGTAATGTGAGGCCATTATTCAGGAAGATTAGCTATGATGAGTTCAAGGAAATGATGAAGAAACTAGATGATATAAGGAATACTAAGGACAAGGGTAAGTACCCATGGACTCAGGTATACATGGTCAATCAGTAA
- the hsp20 gene encoding archaeal heat shock protein Hsp20, whose amino-acid sequence MSWFEDIDNWFKRIQKYFEELEREMEEDMERMMRGTAPEEEEEKRSGKAKPKYYYYGFEISIGPDGKPRIKEFGNVRPRGERPIIEEDIEPLTDVIEEEDSVKVIMDMPGVDKDKISIRVSDDGRKLIISARNSDRKYYKEVDLPVEVDPNQSKATYRNGVLTVELKKKSTGKKGFEIRVE is encoded by the coding sequence ATGTCGTGGTTTGAAGATATAGATAACTGGTTCAAGAGAATTCAAAAGTATTTCGAGGAGCTTGAACGGGAGATGGAGGAGGATATGGAGAGGATGATGAGGGGAACCGCGCCAGAGGAAGAGGAAGAGAAGCGTAGCGGTAAGGCCAAGCCTAAGTATTACTATTACGGCTTTGAAATTTCAATAGGTCCCGATGGCAAACCCAGGATCAAGGAGTTCGGCAACGTAAGACCCAGGGGCGAAAGACCAATTATAGAGGAGGACATTGAACCATTAACTGACGTCATTGAGGAAGAAGACTCAGTAAAGGTTATAATGGATATGCCCGGCGTCGATAAGGACAAGATAAGTATTAGGGTTAGTGATGATGGTAGGAAGTTAATTATAAGCGCCAGGAACAGCGATAGGAAGTACTACAAGGAGGTTGACCTGCCAGTCGAGGTTGACCCAAACCAGTCAAAGGCCACCTACAGGAATGGCGTACTGACCGTGGAATTAAAGAAAAAGAGCACTGGAAAGAAGGGGTTCGAAATCCGAGTTGAATAA
- a CDS encoding 30S ribosomal protein S17e yields the protein MGRVRQKFIKSLARRLLEVYPDKFTDDFENNKRMVSELADISSKPVRNKVAGEITRIMRRMKESTEEKPEIELEEQ from the coding sequence ATGGGACGAGTAAGGCAAAAATTCATAAAGAGTCTTGCGAGGAGGTTGCTTGAGGTCTACCCAGATAAGTTTACTGACGATTTCGAGAACAATAAGAGGATGGTTTCCGAGTTAGCCGATATATCCAGCAAACCTGTTCGTAATAAAGTGGCTGGTGAAATAACAAGAATAATGAGGAGAATGAAGGAGAGTACTGAGGAGAAACCAGAGATAGAGTTGGAGGAACAATAA
- a CDS encoding peroxiredoxin: MVEIGEKAPDFELLDTELKPRKLSEFLGKRFVVILTFPAAFSPVCTKELCTFRDRMALLNKANAEVIAVSVDTPFTLKAFKEANRLNFTLLSDFNKEMITKYGIVHENLLGLKGVAKRAVLILDPKGTVVHKWVSDNPGVEPPYEEVIRIVDELNKKYSP, from the coding sequence ATGGTTGAGATTGGGGAAAAGGCTCCGGACTTTGAGCTCCTGGACACGGAGTTAAAACCAAGGAAGTTATCCGAATTCCTCGGTAAGAGGTTCGTAGTCATACTAACCTTCCCAGCAGCCTTCTCTCCAGTATGCACAAAGGAGTTATGCACCTTCAGGGATAGGATGGCGCTACTAAACAAGGCAAATGCCGAGGTTATAGCTGTAAGCGTGGACACACCATTCACACTCAAGGCATTTAAGGAAGCAAATAGGCTAAACTTCACATTATTAAGCGACTTCAATAAAGAGATGATTACGAAGTATGGAATCGTCCACGAGAACCTACTCGGCCTTAAGGGCGTCGCCAAAAGGGCCGTACTCATACTCGACCCCAAAGGCACTGTAGTCCACAAGTGGGTTAGCGATAACCCAGGTGTTGAACCACCCTATGAAGAGGTAATACGCATAGTTGATGAATTAAATAAGAAATACTCCCCATGA
- a CDS encoding Lsm family RNA-binding protein: MSLLADVTRRFNAELLNMINKEVRITTSTGTTYQGTLVGIDNSLNVMLVDAVNNRNEKFPRVLIMGHAIIDIVLVQEFVDLREFARYIDKYFPGMVKYVEEANIVQVGNVKVTTAGIEGSGPLAKRVKELFDEFMSKRKT; the protein is encoded by the coding sequence ATGTCATTACTGGCAGACGTAACGAGGAGGTTTAACGCGGAATTGCTAAACATGATCAATAAGGAGGTCAGGATAACCACAAGTACGGGTACAACGTACCAAGGAACCCTCGTTGGTATAGACAATTCGTTAAATGTGATGCTTGTAGACGCCGTGAATAATAGGAACGAGAAATTCCCGAGAGTCCTCATAATGGGTCACGCAATAATAGATATAGTCCTCGTCCAAGAATTCGTGGACCTCAGGGAATTCGCCAGGTACATCGATAAGTACTTCCCCGGCATGGTTAAGTATGTGGAGGAGGCTAACATAGTCCAGGTAGGTAATGTCAAGGTGACGACAGCGGGCATTGAAGGTTCAGGACCACTGGCAAAACGTGTTAAGGAGTTATTTGATGAGTTCATGTCTAAACGAAAAACCTAG
- a CDS encoding TFIIB-type zinc ribbon-containing protein encodes MKCPYCGSSRIIERDGEYVCMDCGSVLGSVYVYDTYTQSSPLLDSEEIDLSPIWRTIDRNIRSNNSVRLSIYKRLKVINDRFRLKHESYSMYRAYECMAFIARSLGIDNQYVEEAKLIFRKIMNADNVSATYYQAAVAAMLYVILSHNLPVNTKHVINVCKSRGHKLTFESIRESLAIVKVKYSLRDRLLSYVKSGLTKLFGDSWVTMYPEAEKFLGKLRKPMMQSKSPSTLAAAIIYCISREFGYKLKIEDVARATQVSQFTLRDYVHRLCRD; translated from the coding sequence ATGAAGTGCCCATACTGCGGAAGTTCAAGGATAATTGAGAGAGATGGAGAGTATGTATGTATGGATTGTGGTAGTGTTTTGGGCTCTGTATACGTTTACGATACATATACACAATCATCACCATTATTAGACAGTGAGGAGATTGATTTATCGCCAATATGGAGAACCATAGATAGAAACATAAGGAGCAATAACAGTGTGAGGTTGAGTATATATAAGAGATTGAAGGTCATAAATGATAGATTCAGGCTGAAACACGAAAGCTATTCAATGTATAGGGCATATGAGTGTATGGCATTCATTGCCAGGTCCCTCGGTATTGATAATCAGTATGTGGAGGAGGCGAAGCTTATATTCCGAAAAATAATGAATGCAGACAATGTATCAGCCACGTATTATCAAGCAGCCGTCGCTGCCATGCTTTATGTAATACTCTCGCACAACCTGCCAGTAAATACCAAGCATGTCATAAATGTTTGCAAGTCAAGAGGTCATAAGCTCACCTTTGAGTCAATAAGGGAGTCCCTGGCAATCGTTAAGGTCAAGTATAGCCTTAGGGATAGGTTACTATCGTACGTTAAGTCAGGCCTTACAAAGTTATTTGGTGATTCCTGGGTTACCATGTATCCTGAAGCCGAGAAGTTCCTTGGCAAATTAAGGAAGCCCATGATGCAGTCAAAGAGTCCATCAACATTGGCAGCGGCAATTATTTATTGCATTAGCAGGGAGTTCGGCTATAAATTGAAAATAGAGGATGTGGCCAGGGCTACCCAGGTTAGTCAATTTACCCTGAGGGATTACGTGCATAGGCTATGCCGTGATTAA
- a CDS encoding proteasome assembly chaperone family protein, with translation MLLIPGLGVVIAVNSVRINVMEPIMRPTYFLTGFAGIGMVGYLVVQHLSNSLNCRRVGFLVMPREPPFSAYVINTNMLSTPGEIYYCPGPEFTISIIHWDGDFMTKYAHEVTRALAHWVYINNFKEAILFGGLDNRLRGEDADQLRVAVTTEYRKRQSLGGIKLMELNYAIVGPLALLMNELERLGIPAISILPYAEPFRADPNAAIVAIQFLKELTGIEVDVSRLKELADMIDKELKEIQESIKRKEGPPHYI, from the coding sequence ATGCTTTTAATACCTGGCTTAGGTGTTGTTATTGCCGTGAATAGCGTAAGGATTAATGTCATGGAACCAATAATGAGACCCACCTACTTCCTCACGGGATTTGCTGGTATCGGCATGGTTGGCTATCTGGTCGTTCAACACCTGTCTAATTCCCTTAATTGCCGTAGGGTTGGATTCCTGGTTATGCCGAGGGAACCTCCCTTCAGTGCCTACGTAATTAATACCAACATGTTATCGACGCCTGGCGAGATTTATTATTGCCCAGGTCCTGAATTCACAATATCCATTATTCACTGGGATGGGGACTTCATGACTAAGTACGCTCATGAAGTTACCAGGGCACTTGCCCATTGGGTGTACATCAATAATTTTAAGGAGGCAATACTCTTTGGGGGGCTGGACAATAGACTGAGGGGTGAGGATGCTGATCAATTAAGGGTTGCGGTAACCACGGAATATAGAAAAAGACAGTCCCTGGGTGGCATTAAGCTTATGGAATTGAACTACGCAATAGTGGGGCCCCTCGCACTGCTAATGAATGAACTAGAGAGACTGGGTATACCGGCAATTTCCATATTGCCGTATGCCGAGCCTTTCCGCGCAGACCCCAATGCGGCTATTGTTGCAATTCAATTCTTGAAGGAATTAACGGGCATTGAGGTTGATGTGAGCAGGCTAAAGGAACTAGCCGATATGATTGACAAGGAATTAAAGGAGATCCAGGAAAGTATAAAGAGGAAGGAGGGACCGCCGCACTACATATGA
- the dcd gene encoding dCTP deaminase: MAVLARNELLKLIKDGVLSIEPFSEDVVRENGLDLRVGTEYAIYAFDGQVIDPCELESTRHLFSIVEAKDGRIVIPPRSFALLTTMEYVKFPKDVVGFCNLRSTLARYGLSVPPTIIDAGFEGNVTIEVINNSGNYMVLRPRMRFLHVVPVRAIGEAKYLGKYLGQRGVTPPKGMKGEC; the protein is encoded by the coding sequence ATGGCGGTTCTCGCAAGAAATGAGTTACTAAAACTCATTAAGGATGGAGTATTATCAATAGAACCCTTTAGTGAGGATGTTGTTAGGGAAAATGGACTTGATCTAAGAGTAGGCACTGAATACGCAATATACGCCTTCGATGGACAAGTAATAGATCCATGCGAACTGGAGAGCACAAGGCATTTGTTCAGTATTGTTGAAGCTAAGGACGGTAGAATCGTAATACCACCAAGAAGTTTCGCATTACTAACTACCATGGAGTACGTGAAGTTCCCAAAGGACGTAGTCGGCTTCTGCAACCTACGTTCAACTCTCGCCAGATACGGCCTCAGTGTACCACCGACAATAATTGACGCGGGCTTCGAGGGCAACGTGACGATAGAGGTCATAAACAATAGCGGTAACTACATGGTTCTTAGGCCCCGCATGAGATTCCTACACGTGGTTCCGGTTAGAGCTATTGGCGAAGCGAAGTACCTTGGTAAGTACCTGGGACAGAGGGGAGTCACGCCGCCAAAGGGCATGAAAGGCGAGTGCTGA
- a CDS encoding fucose isomerase, with the protein MRRIIVLGFVSSLHRDRVPAVRGIDRIVTSTDELRGLDINNAFVTALILSGGVSRLVREFAEDYGLRRLLLVSHPDFNSLASALDAKAILSEIGIDSGILHLDDLSGIDYALRVTRAIASILGVRVALLGVGAKDNVAKAFEDRVEARVDTIPMENLEELINNADEKIATEFMNHTKGRVKFEVSDEKLRNVGEIYAAMRSLYGKYDALAINCFPYLVKHRVTPCLALARLNEEGLIAACEADLRALFSMIIARELTGYSGWIANTNRIEGSRVTMAHCTIALNMVSNARAVTHFESGFSYGLTGKLLFNEVTGVSVSSDFRRMGIFNAKVIESGLLSDRMCRTQAVLDLGINSSVILRLAPYNHHVIIPGNVTRELETIASVLGMEVVKYTP; encoded by the coding sequence ATGAGGAGAATTATTGTTTTGGGATTTGTGTCCTCGTTGCACAGGGACAGAGTTCCCGCAGTTAGGGGTATTGATAGGATTGTAACTAGTACCGATGAACTAAGAGGGTTGGATATTAATAATGCGTTCGTCACAGCCTTAATACTGTCTGGTGGTGTTAGTCGCCTGGTTAGGGAGTTTGCTGAAGATTATGGGTTACGTAGATTATTACTCGTTTCTCACCCAGATTTTAATAGCCTGGCCTCGGCCCTTGACGCGAAAGCCATACTTAGTGAAATTGGTATTGACTCAGGGATTCTACATCTAGATGATCTAAGCGGTATCGATTATGCATTGAGAGTTACCAGAGCCATTGCATCAATACTAGGTGTTAGGGTTGCCCTGCTTGGTGTTGGAGCTAAGGATAACGTGGCCAAGGCGTTTGAGGATAGGGTTGAGGCTAGGGTTGATACCATACCCATGGAGAACCTTGAGGAATTGATAAACAATGCTGATGAGAAGATCGCCACCGAATTCATGAACCACACCAAAGGTAGGGTTAAGTTTGAGGTTAGTGATGAGAAACTTAGGAACGTTGGTGAGATATATGCCGCCATGCGTAGTCTTTATGGTAAGTATGATGCCCTAGCCATTAATTGCTTCCCATACCTGGTCAAGCATAGGGTCACTCCATGCCTGGCGCTGGCTAGGCTCAATGAGGAGGGGTTGATAGCAGCATGCGAAGCCGACTTAAGGGCGTTGTTCTCCATGATCATTGCAAGGGAGTTAACTGGTTATAGTGGTTGGATTGCAAATACGAACCGCATTGAGGGAAGTAGAGTCACGATGGCCCACTGCACCATAGCCCTTAACATGGTTAGCAATGCCAGGGCAGTTACACACTTTGAATCAGGGTTTAGTTATGGTTTAACTGGTAAGTTGCTATTTAATGAGGTAACTGGAGTTTCCGTCTCAAGTGATTTCAGGAGGATGGGGATCTTCAACGCTAAGGTTATTGAGTCAGGGTTACTGAGTGATAGGATGTGCAGAACGCAGGCAGTGCTCGATCTTGGCATTAATTCATCAGTCATCCTTAGACTGGCACCGTATAATCACCACGTCATAATACCCGGCAACGTAACTAGAGAGCTGGAGACCATAGCCAGTGTCCTTGGTATGGAAGTCGTTAAGTATACACCATAG
- a CDS encoding molybdopterin-dependent oxidoreductase gives MSDNAEGRRPRNAGISGRRRFLTMLLTAGAAAMLASMLPNTITNDGQDIEGAFANNSATSSVINESSANQLITNGSAVNITVPTTSHISAIKTFPTNRTQQVNVSSVSVGNAVNNTGSTSNVTNVSLTPLDDWYIVQIGPTPQVNVGSYTLVIDGLVNNPLSLTYPELTSMPTKTILDTIQCVSDPYFLRAVVEWTGVPLKYVLNLAGIQSGATKVILYGADGYTSDLPLWKAMEDDTLIAFMADGQPLLRTHGYPVRLVVPRWWGYKYVKWLVKITVSNENYLGYWESRGYPDVARKNGD, from the coding sequence ATGTCGGATAATGCCGAGGGTAGGAGGCCAAGGAATGCGGGCATCAGTGGTAGGAGGAGGTTCCTAACCATGTTGCTAACCGCTGGTGCTGCCGCCATGCTCGCAAGCATGTTACCCAATACGATAACCAATGATGGTCAAGACATTGAAGGCGCTTTCGCCAATAATTCTGCAACTTCTTCCGTAATTAATGAATCCAGTGCAAATCAATTAATCACTAATGGGTCCGCGGTCAACATAACCGTACCAACCACATCACACATATCAGCCATTAAGACCTTCCCCACAAACAGGACGCAGCAGGTAAACGTCAGTTCAGTTTCTGTAGGCAATGCCGTAAATAACACGGGTAGTACCAGTAATGTTACTAACGTAAGTCTAACGCCACTGGATGACTGGTATATCGTACAAATAGGGCCCACACCTCAGGTAAATGTCGGCAGTTATACGCTGGTAATTGATGGGCTCGTGAATAATCCATTGAGCCTGACCTACCCTGAGTTAACGAGTATGCCTACTAAAACGATCCTAGACACAATACAGTGCGTTTCAGATCCGTACTTCCTAAGGGCAGTAGTTGAGTGGACTGGCGTGCCGTTGAAGTACGTGTTGAATCTTGCAGGTATCCAATCAGGTGCAACTAAGGTAATACTCTATGGGGCTGATGGGTACACAAGTGATTTACCGTTGTGGAAGGCAATGGAGGATGACACACTGATCGCATTCATGGCTGATGGACAACCACTATTAAGGACCCACGGTTATCCTGTAAGATTGGTCGTACCTAGGTGGTGGGGTTATAAGTATGTGAAATGGCTGGTTAAGATCACGGTGAGTAACGAGAATTACCTGGGTTATTGGGAGTCGAGGGGTTACCCAGACGTTGCTAGGAAGAACGGTGATTAA
- the tgtA gene encoding tRNA guanosine(15) transglycosylase TgtA, translating into MSFEVLDKDLMGRIGALRTRTGIIETPALFPVINPAKQVVALDEIKDIGFNQVITNAYLLKRHYGDLVREVGIHKLLDWDGPIMTDSGAYQLLMYGKVEVSPDEILKYEIDIGTDIGVILDIPTQWGRPRDMVLLEVEETLRRAKSALVKAKMWDPGHRMLMVGPVQGGDKLDLLSYSAEKMSELNFDIYAVGSPTTLLEEYDFSTIMRMIATAKMKLPPGKPVHLFGAGHPLILPFAVAMGIDLFDSASYVLYARDDRVILRDRTVRLSEVKVDRIPCNCPVCRRYSVKELMSMGKAERERLLAIHNLYVLWEELQEIKARIKEGTLWEYIEEKAGGDARARSALMALRRGLRAFLRMIPEASGRVRALHITSIDSLHRPEVIRHVEKILNNYEPPKGCLVVILPGEFLDRPYIRDSVLSWLLDQLLTNNLLSKVNVVINNPVLGPVPYEISEIYPLSQHEYPEPTPNYLRFFSHNLLRRYLEKLLRMGFTDVLIITRRGREESMKRLITELGGFRGVIVTGVASRQELSSLIPWIAKIVSSIQCSPHM; encoded by the coding sequence ATGTCATTTGAGGTGTTGGATAAGGACTTAATGGGAAGGATCGGTGCATTGAGGACCAGGACAGGCATTATTGAAACACCTGCATTATTTCCCGTGATAAATCCCGCAAAACAAGTTGTGGCACTAGACGAGATCAAGGATATTGGCTTCAACCAGGTAATAACCAATGCCTACTTGCTCAAGAGGCACTATGGTGACTTAGTCAGGGAGGTCGGCATTCACAAACTACTTGATTGGGATGGACCCATAATGACAGACTCGGGTGCATACCAACTGCTGATGTATGGTAAGGTTGAGGTGTCTCCTGACGAGATTCTTAAGTACGAAATTGACATAGGCACGGACATCGGCGTGATACTCGACATACCGACTCAATGGGGTAGGCCTAGGGACATGGTATTACTTGAAGTCGAGGAGACATTGAGGAGGGCCAAGTCAGCCCTTGTTAAGGCCAAGATGTGGGATCCCGGGCATAGGATGTTGATGGTGGGCCCAGTACAGGGCGGTGATAAGCTAGATTTACTTAGTTACTCTGCCGAGAAAATGAGTGAATTGAATTTTGATATTTATGCCGTAGGTAGCCCAACAACGTTGCTTGAGGAGTACGACTTCTCAACAATAATGAGGATGATAGCCACTGCAAAAATGAAACTACCACCAGGTAAACCAGTACATCTCTTCGGGGCTGGACACCCATTAATACTGCCCTTTGCCGTTGCCATGGGCATTGACCTATTTGATTCAGCGAGTTACGTACTCTACGCCCGTGATGATAGGGTAATCCTTAGGGACAGGACAGTAAGGCTTAGTGAGGTTAAGGTTGATAGGATACCCTGCAACTGCCCTGTTTGTAGGAGGTACAGTGTCAAGGAGTTAATGAGCATGGGCAAAGCTGAGCGTGAAAGATTACTGGCAATTCATAACCTATATGTACTATGGGAGGAGCTTCAGGAGATTAAGGCCAGGATCAAGGAGGGAACCCTTTGGGAGTACATCGAGGAAAAGGCTGGTGGTGATGCAAGGGCTAGGTCAGCCTTAATGGCATTAAGGAGAGGGTTAAGGGCTTTCCTTAGGATGATCCCCGAAGCCTCAGGGCGCGTAAGGGCCTTACACATCACATCAATTGATTCATTGCATAGGCCCGAAGTTATTAGGCATGTGGAGAAGATCCTCAATAACTACGAACCACCCAAGGGATGCCTTGTAGTTATCCTACCCGGTGAGTTCCTAGATAGACCATACATAAGGGATTCTGTACTTTCCTGGTTGTTAGATCAATTATTAACAAATAACCTGCTAAGCAAGGTAAACGTGGTTATAAATAATCCAGTGCTAGGCCCAGTGCCGTATGAAATAAGTGAGATTTACCCACTGTCGCAGCATGAATATCCTGAACCCACACCCAATTACCTACGGTTTTTCTCCCATAACTTACTACGCAGATATCTTGAGAAATTACTGAGGATGGGATTCACTGATGTCCTGATTATTACCAGGAGAGGACGTGAGGAATCAATGAAGAGACTAATTACAGAACTTGGTGGCTTTAGAGGCGTTATTGTGACTGGGGTTGCTTCCAGGCAGGAATTATCCTCATTAATACCCTGGATAGCTAAGATTGTGAGTAGTATTCAATGCAGTCCTCATATGTAG
- a CDS encoding threonine ammonia-lyase, whose product MFSLSDVYRARQVISRYLLRTPLVYSRQLSRLLDFDVYLKLENLQPTRAFKVRGGVYFVMVRRDEAQRRGLIAASTGNHAQSVAYAGKLIGARVVIVMPEGVSRVKVEALKDLGAEIVFHGKVFDEALDYAMSLANREGLLFVHSTNEPLLYPGVGTMHLEVIEDLPDVDVVINPIGGGSGASSAVIVYKSVSPSIKVIGVQAEGAPSVYLSLKEGRLVSVGYARTIAEGLATARAYELPFSILRGRIDDVVLVSDDEMLRAIKELALNAGQVAELAGAAALAAAMKLRSQLVSKKVVVMVTGGNIDPELFMKALENY is encoded by the coding sequence ATGTTTTCGTTGTCGGACGTTTATAGGGCTAGGCAGGTGATTAGTAGGTACTTGCTGAGGACTCCCCTCGTCTATTCACGTCAGTTATCTAGGTTGCTTGACTTTGATGTTTACCTGAAGCTTGAGAATCTTCAGCCAACCAGGGCGTTTAAGGTTAGGGGTGGTGTGTATTTCGTGATGGTTAGGAGGGATGAGGCGCAGAGGAGAGGGTTGATTGCGGCGTCCACGGGTAATCACGCGCAGTCCGTTGCTTACGCCGGTAAGTTGATTGGTGCCAGGGTCGTGATAGTAATGCCCGAGGGCGTGTCCAGGGTTAAGGTTGAGGCTTTAAAGGACTTGGGCGCTGAAATAGTATTTCACGGTAAGGTGTTTGATGAGGCCTTGGACTACGCAATGAGCCTTGCCAATAGGGAGGGCTTACTATTCGTGCATAGCACCAATGAGCCACTGCTCTATCCAGGGGTTGGTACGATGCACCTAGAGGTTATTGAGGATTTGCCTGACGTTGATGTGGTGATTAACCCAATAGGCGGTGGCTCGGGGGCTTCGAGTGCCGTGATTGTCTATAAATCCGTTAGTCCATCAATTAAGGTCATAGGTGTACAGGCCGAGGGCGCGCCAAGTGTTTACTTATCGCTTAAGGAGGGTCGGTTAGTCTCCGTGGGTTATGCTAGGACTATTGCTGAGGGCTTGGCCACGGCTAGGGCCTATGAGTTGCCGTTCAGCATATTGAGGGGTAGGATTGATGATGTGGTTCTCGTTAGTGATGATGAGATGCTCAGGGCCATTAAGGAATTAGCCCTTAACGCTGGGCAGGTCGCGGAGCTGGCGGGTGCTGCTGCGTTGGCCGCTGCCATGAAGTTGAGGAGTCAGTTGGTGAGTAAGAAGGTCGTTGTCATGGTTACTGGCGGTAATATTGACCCAGAACTATTTATGAAGGCCCTTGAGAATTATTGA